The following proteins are co-located in the Solanum pennellii chromosome 8, SPENNV200 genome:
- the LOC107028476 gene encoding UDP-glycosyltransferase 74G1-like, whose product MNTHKAHCLILPFPGQGHINPMLQFSKRLQSKRVKITIATTKHFLKTMQELSTSVSIEAISDGYDDGGFHQAENFVAYITRFKEVGSDTLSQLIKKLANSDCPVNCIVYDPFLPWAVEVAKQFGLFSAAFFTQNCVVDNLYYHVHKGVIKLPPTQNDEEILIPGFQSSIDASDAPSFVISPEAERIVEMLANQFSNLDKVDCVLINSFYELEKEVTDWMSKIYPIKTIGPTIPSMYLDKRLHDDKEYGLSVFKPMTNECLNWLNHQPINSVVYVSFGSITKLGDEQMEELAWGLKNSNKSFLWVVRSNEESKLPNNFIEELKVEKGLVVSWCPQLQVLEHESIGCFLTHCGWNSTLEAISLGVPMVAMPQWSDQPMNAKLVKDVWEVGVRAKQDEKGIVRREVIEECIKLVMEEDKGKLIRENAKKWKEIARNVVGEGGSSDKNIEEFVSKLVTIS is encoded by the exons atgaatACTCACAAAGCTCATTGCTTAATCTTGCCATTTCCAGGCCAAGGTCATATCAACCCAATGCTTCAATTCTCCAAACGTTTACAATCCAAACGCGTTAAAATCACTATAGCAACCACAAAACACTTTTTGAAAACAATGCAAGAATTGTCAACTTCAGTATCAATCGAGGCGATATCTGATGGCTACGATGATGGTGGTTTCCATCAAGCAGAAAATTTCGTTGCCTACATAACACGATTCAAAGAAGTTGGTTCGGATACTCTGTCTCAACTTATTAAAAAATTGGCAAATAGTGATTGTCCTGTAAATTGCATAGTATATGATCCATTCCTTCCTTGGGCTGTTGAAGTTGCAAAACAATTTGGATTATTTAGTGCTGcatttttcacacaaaattGTGTAGTGGATAATCTTTATTACCATGTACATAAAGGGGTAATAAAACTTCCACCTACTCAAAATGACGAAGAAATATTAATTCCTGGATTTCAAAGTTCGATCGATGCATCAGATGCACCTTCTTTTGTTATTAGTCCTGAAGCAGAAAGAATAGTTGAAATGTTAGCAAATCAATTCTCAAATCTTGACAAAGTTGATTGTGTTCTAATCAATAGCTTCTATGAGTTGGAGAAAGAG GTAACTGATTGGATGTCTAAGATATATCCAATAAAGACAATTGGACCAACAATACCATCAATGTACTTAGACAAGAGACTACATGATGATAAAGAGTATGGGCTTAGTGTCTTCAAGCCAATGACAAATGAATGTCTAAATTGGTTAAACCATCAACCAATTAACTCAGTGGTGTATGTATCATTTGGAAGTATAACTAAATTAGGAGATGAGCAAATGGAAGAATTGGCATGGGGTTTGAAGAATAGCAACAAGAGCTTCTTGTGGGTTGTTAGGTCTAATGAAGAATCTAAGCTTCCCAACAACTTTATAGAGgaattaaaagttgaaaaagGACTAGTGGTGTCATGGTGTCCACAATTACAAGTGTTGGAACATGAGTCGATAGGGTGTTTTCTGACGCACTGTGGGTGGAATTCGACTCTGGAAGCAATTAGTTTGGGAGTGCCAATGGTGGCAATGCCACAATGGTCTGATCAACCAATGAATGCAAAGCTTGTGAAAGATGTTTGGGAAGTAGGTGTTAGAGCCAAACAAGATGAAAAAGGGATAGTTAGAAGAGAAGTTATAGAAGAATGTATAAAGCTAGTGATGGAAGAAGATAAAGGAAAATTAATTAGGGAAAATGCAAAGAAATGGAAGGAAATAGCTAGAAATGTTGTGGGTGAAGGAGGAAGTTCagataaaaatattgaagaatttGTTTCCAAGTTGGTTACTATTTCCTAA